A window of the Pseudomonas sp. B21_DOA genome harbors these coding sequences:
- a CDS encoding SDR family oxidoreductase: protein MNEPVRFEDKVVIVTGAGGGLGRAHALLFARQGAKVLVNDLGGSTQGEGANASAADRVVAEIREAGGIAEANHDSVTDGDKLVQNALDAFGRVDVVVNNAGILRDKSFHKMDDADWDLVYRVHVEGAYKVTRAAWPHLREQNYGRVIFTASTSGIYGNFGQSNYGMAKLGLYGLTRTLAIEGRKNNILVNAIAPTGGTRMTEGLIPPQVFEQLKPELVSPLVVYLGSEQCQETSGLFEVGGGWMGKVRWERSLGAGFDPREGFSPEDVATHWQQICDFEGAAHPKDNIEALKEMMANLQKYSI, encoded by the coding sequence ATGAATGAACCCGTGCGTTTCGAAGATAAAGTCGTGATTGTCACCGGCGCTGGTGGCGGCCTCGGTCGTGCGCATGCGCTGCTGTTCGCCAGGCAGGGTGCCAAGGTGCTGGTCAACGATCTCGGCGGCTCGACGCAGGGTGAGGGCGCCAATGCCTCGGCCGCCGACCGCGTGGTGGCGGAAATTCGCGAGGCTGGCGGTATTGCCGAAGCCAACCATGACTCGGTCACCGACGGCGATAAATTGGTGCAGAACGCTCTCGATGCTTTCGGCCGCGTCGACGTCGTGGTCAACAACGCCGGGATCCTGCGCGACAAATCGTTTCACAAGATGGACGACGCCGACTGGGATCTGGTCTATCGCGTCCACGTCGAAGGCGCCTATAAGGTTACCCGCGCTGCCTGGCCGCATCTGCGCGAACAAAACTACGGCCGGGTGATTTTCACTGCATCGACTTCGGGCATTTACGGCAACTTCGGCCAGTCCAACTATGGCATGGCAAAACTCGGGCTGTACGGGCTGACCCGAACGCTGGCGATCGAGGGCCGCAAGAACAACATTCTGGTCAACGCCATCGCCCCGACCGGCGGCACGCGCATGACCGAGGGCCTGATCCCGCCGCAAGTATTCGAGCAACTGAAGCCGGAACTCGTCAGCCCGCTGGTGGTGTATCTGGGCAGCGAGCAATGTCAGGAAACGTCCGGCCTGTTCGAGGTCGGCGGCGGCTGGATGGGCAAGGTGCGCTGGGAGCGCAGTCTCGGTGCCGGCTTCGATCCGCGCGAAGGGTTCTCGCCAGAGGATGTGGCGACGCACTGGCAGCAGATTTGCGATTTCGAAGGCGCGGCGCACCCCAAGGACAATATCGAAGCGTTGAAGGAAATGATGGCGAATTTGCAGAAGTATTCGATTTAA
- a CDS encoding DUF1329 domain-containing protein, which yields MRKTILQCGVLALSLLAANVMAAVSPDEANKLGTSLTPLGAEKAGNADGSIPAWTGGIPKNAGAVDSKGFLADPFANEKPLFTITAANVEQYKSKLSDGQVAMFKRYPETYKIPVYPTHRTVGAPAEIYESAKRSALNVNAINDGNGLANFTGNRYYAFPIPKNGVEVLWNHITRYHGGNLRRIITQVTPQTNGSYTPIRFEEEIAVPQLMKDIDPEKAANVLTFFKQSVTAPARLAGNVLLVHETLDQVKEPRLAWIYNAGQRRVRRAPQVAYDGPGTAADGLRTSDNFDMFSGAPDRYDWKLVGKKEMYIPYNSYKLDSPKLKYDDIVKAGHINQDLTRYELHRVWEVIGTVKPNERHIYAKRHMYIDEDSWQVALADHYDGRGQLWRVAEGHAQYYYDHQAQAYTLEALYDIIAGRYIALGMKNEEKHSFEFGFEAKAADYTPSALRAEGVR from the coding sequence ATGCGCAAAACGATTCTGCAATGTGGCGTGCTGGCCTTGAGTCTGCTGGCCGCCAACGTGATGGCGGCGGTGTCGCCGGATGAAGCGAACAAACTCGGCACCAGCCTGACCCCGCTCGGTGCCGAGAAGGCCGGCAATGCTGACGGTTCGATTCCGGCCTGGACCGGCGGTATCCCGAAAAACGCCGGCGCGGTAGACAGCAAAGGCTTCCTCGCCGACCCGTTTGCCAACGAAAAACCGCTGTTCACCATCACTGCCGCCAACGTCGAGCAGTACAAGAGCAAGCTGTCCGATGGCCAGGTGGCGATGTTCAAACGCTACCCGGAAACCTACAAAATCCCGGTCTACCCGACCCACCGCACTGTGGGCGCGCCGGCGGAAATCTACGAGTCGGCCAAGCGCAGCGCGCTCAACGTCAACGCGATCAATGACGGCAACGGCCTGGCCAATTTCACCGGCAATCGCTACTACGCGTTCCCGATTCCGAAGAATGGCGTCGAGGTGCTGTGGAACCACATCACCCGTTATCACGGCGGCAACCTGCGGCGGATCATCACCCAAGTCACGCCGCAGACCAACGGCAGCTATACGCCGATCCGCTTCGAAGAAGAGATCGCCGTGCCGCAACTGATGAAGGACATCGACCCGGAAAAAGCCGCCAACGTGCTGACCTTCTTCAAGCAATCGGTGACTGCCCCGGCGCGGTTGGCCGGTAACGTACTGCTGGTGCACGAAACTCTCGATCAGGTGAAGGAACCGCGTCTGGCGTGGATCTACAACGCCGGTCAACGCCGCGTACGTCGGGCGCCGCAAGTGGCCTATGACGGCCCGGGTACCGCGGCTGACGGCCTGCGCACTTCCGACAACTTCGACATGTTCTCCGGCGCGCCGGATCGCTACGACTGGAAACTGGTCGGCAAGAAGGAAATGTACATTCCCTACAACAGCTACAAACTCGACTCGCCGAAGCTCAAGTACGACGACATCGTCAAGGCCGGGCACATCAATCAGGACCTGACCCGTTACGAACTGCACCGCGTCTGGGAAGTGATCGGCACGGTGAAACCGAACGAGCGGCACATCTACGCCAAACGCCACATGTACATCGACGAGGACAGCTGGCAAGTGGCACTGGCCGATCACTACGACGGTCGCGGGCAACTGTGGCGCGTCGCCGAAGGCCACGCTCAGTATTACTACGATCACCAGGCTCAGGCCTACACGCTGGAAGCGCTCTACGACATCATTGCCGGCCGTTACATTGCTCTGGGCATGAAGAACGAAGAGAAGCACAGCTTCGAATTCGGCTTCGAAGCAAAGGCTGCCGATTACACGCCATCGGCCCTGCGCGCCGAAGGCGTACGCTGA
- a CDS encoding IclR family transcriptional regulator: MEKTSDSNGKQKVRSAEVGTDILKALAELSPSTSLSRLAEHVQMPASKVHRYLQALIASGFAEQNAATNHYGLGREALRVGLAALNSMDVLKVAALPLSELRDELNETCFLAVWGNQGATVVHIEPAVRAVTVVTQLGSVLPLLSSSTGLVFSAYLPHRETDELREQEIAVAEHPLKDETAYAALCEQIRERGLHHVHGLLMPGVDALSAPVFNAVGQIAAVLTIVGPTSLFHADENGPAAQRLLAATRAVSWRMGYEG, translated from the coding sequence ATGGAAAAAACCAGCGACAGCAACGGCAAACAGAAAGTCCGCTCCGCCGAGGTCGGCACCGACATCCTCAAGGCTTTGGCCGAGTTGTCACCGTCGACTTCGCTGTCGCGTCTGGCCGAACACGTGCAGATGCCGGCGAGCAAGGTGCATCGCTATCTGCAAGCGTTGATTGCTTCGGGATTTGCCGAACAGAACGCCGCCACCAACCATTACGGCCTCGGTCGCGAAGCGCTGCGGGTGGGCCTGGCCGCACTCAACAGCATGGACGTGCTGAAGGTCGCTGCCCTGCCGCTGTCCGAGTTGCGCGACGAACTCAACGAAACCTGCTTTCTCGCGGTGTGGGGCAATCAGGGCGCAACTGTGGTGCATATCGAACCGGCGGTGCGCGCAGTGACGGTGGTGACGCAATTGGGTTCGGTGCTGCCGCTGCTCAGCTCGTCTACCGGGCTGGTGTTCAGCGCTTACCTGCCGCACCGGGAAACCGATGAATTGCGCGAGCAGGAAATCGCAGTCGCCGAGCATCCGCTCAAGGACGAAACAGCCTATGCAGCGCTGTGCGAACAGATCCGCGAACGCGGTCTGCATCATGTGCACGGTTTGTTGATGCCGGGTGTGGATGCGCTTTCTGCGCCAGTGTTCAACGCGGTCGGGCAGATCGCCGCGGTACTGACCATCGTCGGCCCGACCTCGCTGTTCCACGCCGACGAAAACGGCCCGGCGGCGCAGCGGTTGTTGGCTGCGACGCGGGCCGTGAGTTGGCGGATGGGTTATGAAGGATAG
- the maiA gene encoding maleylacetoacetate isomerase: MDLFTYYRSTSSYRVRIALALKGLDYQALPVNLIAPSGGEHRQAAYLALNPQGRVPTLRTDDGALLIQSPAIIEYLEERYPQVPLLPDDLVARAQVRAVAAVIGCDVHPLHNVSVLNRLRQSGQDEAQVVEWISHWISQGLATVEQLIGDSGFCFGEWPCVADVYLIAQLYAAERFNVSVEAYPKICRVAALAAEHPAFIKAHPANQPDTPK; this comes from the coding sequence ATGGATCTCTTTACCTATTACCGTTCCACCTCGTCGTACCGGGTGCGCATTGCGCTGGCATTGAAAGGGCTCGATTACCAGGCGCTGCCGGTCAACCTGATCGCACCGTCGGGTGGTGAACATCGGCAAGCGGCGTATCTGGCGCTCAATCCGCAGGGTCGGGTGCCGACATTGCGCACCGATGACGGCGCGCTGCTGATTCAGTCGCCGGCGATCATCGAGTATCTGGAGGAACGTTATCCACAGGTGCCGTTGCTGCCGGATGATCTTGTCGCGCGTGCGCAGGTGCGAGCTGTCGCGGCGGTGATCGGCTGCGATGTGCATCCGCTGCACAACGTCAGCGTGCTCAATCGCCTGCGCCAGTCGGGGCAGGATGAGGCGCAGGTGGTGGAGTGGATCAGCCACTGGATCAGCCAAGGTCTGGCGACGGTGGAGCAGTTGATCGGCGACAGCGGTTTCTGTTTTGGCGAATGGCCGTGTGTGGCGGATGTGTATCTGATTGCGCAGTTGTATGCCGCAGAGCGGTTCAACGTCAGCGTGGAGGCTTATCCAAAGATTTGCCGCGTGGCTGCATTGGCGGCTGAACATCCGGCGTTCATCAAGGCGCATCCTGCCAACCAGCCAGACACCCCTAAATGA
- a CDS encoding aromatic acid/H+ symport family MFS transporter yields the protein MHNQIASFRAALDARPVSRYQWVLLILLALLLVTDGYDAQVLGYVVPALAQDWGLEKSAFGPVFSANLLGLTLGSLAVTPLADRFGVRRILLACVLIYATLTVLMVFADSLNTLMIARFICGIGMGGAMPSAMALMSEYSPPRLRTLMVTLAACGFSFGGAAGGFVAAGFIDQFGWQAVFLAGGVTPLLLFPFLWWMLPESLPRLLRDAPPYARLRKVTARMLPDWQPPVASVEQNAREQGSKLTVVELFRNGYARPTLLIWATFFVSLILLYFMISWLPTLLLESGLKLNEANLVTSMFLFAGTLGAICMAWFADRLQRKVRLLSGVLAGAALCTILLGLNHDDPRFLVACVFAAGFCIIGGQLTLNAFASNFYPAHVRATGTGWALGVGRFGSILGPLFGSLLLAMHIPVEQIFFFCAIPAVIAALLIIQVRSPTDASRATVGASLLAKNDNVV from the coding sequence ATGCATAACCAGATTGCCAGCTTCCGCGCGGCGCTCGACGCCCGGCCTGTGTCCCGCTATCAATGGGTGCTTCTGATCCTGCTGGCGTTGTTGCTGGTCACCGATGGCTATGACGCCCAGGTGCTCGGTTATGTGGTGCCCGCGCTGGCTCAGGACTGGGGTCTGGAAAAGTCTGCGTTCGGCCCGGTGTTCAGCGCCAACCTGCTCGGCCTCACCCTCGGGTCTCTCGCGGTTACGCCACTGGCTGACCGTTTCGGTGTGCGGCGAATTCTGCTCGCCTGCGTGCTGATCTACGCCACGCTGACGGTGCTGATGGTGTTCGCCGATTCGCTCAACACGCTGATGATCGCGCGATTCATCTGCGGCATCGGCATGGGCGGCGCAATGCCCAGCGCGATGGCCTTGATGTCGGAATATTCGCCACCGCGTCTGCGCACCTTGATGGTGACGCTGGCTGCCTGTGGGTTCTCGTTCGGTGGGGCGGCGGGCGGTTTTGTCGCGGCCGGTTTTATCGATCAGTTCGGTTGGCAGGCAGTGTTCCTCGCGGGCGGCGTGACGCCGTTGCTGCTGTTCCCGTTTCTCTGGTGGATGCTCCCGGAATCGCTGCCACGTTTGCTGCGTGATGCACCGCCGTATGCTCGGCTGCGCAAGGTCACCGCGCGGATGTTGCCGGACTGGCAGCCACCAGTGGCAAGCGTCGAGCAGAACGCGCGCGAGCAGGGCAGCAAACTGACGGTGGTCGAGTTGTTTCGCAACGGCTATGCGCGGCCGACCCTACTGATCTGGGCGACGTTTTTTGTCAGCCTGATTCTGTTGTATTTCATGATCAGCTGGCTGCCCACGCTGCTGCTGGAAAGCGGATTGAAACTCAACGAAGCCAACCTGGTGACGTCGATGTTCCTGTTCGCCGGGACCCTGGGCGCGATTTGCATGGCCTGGTTCGCCGACCGGTTGCAACGCAAGGTGCGCCTGTTGTCCGGCGTACTGGCAGGGGCGGCGCTGTGCACGATTCTGCTCGGGCTCAACCACGACGATCCGCGTTTTCTGGTGGCCTGTGTGTTTGCCGCCGGGTTCTGCATCATTGGCGGGCAACTGACGCTGAATGCCTTTGCCAGCAATTTCTACCCGGCTCATGTGCGCGCCACCGGTACCGGTTGGGCATTGGGCGTAGGCCGATTCGGTTCGATCCTCGGGCCGCTGTTCGGCAGTCTGCTGCTGGCGATGCACATTCCGGTGGAGCAGATTTTCTTCTTCTGCGCGATCCCGGCGGTGATTGCCGCGCTGCTGATCATTCAGGTGCGCTCGCCGACTGATGCCTCCCGAGCCACCGTGGGAGCGAGCCTGCTCGCGAAGAACGATAACGTGGTTTGA
- a CDS encoding tetratricopeptide repeat protein has translation MSARQRFFECLHRSPPALLEAALWISAEHDKTLEPETWLRTFKDLQLRVSYGLPMLPVSELAQPLLRRMVDLGFAQDDFLPLRPQAALLHRVLHTQRGQPLALALIALELAHGLEIPLVGVNFPGHFLLRVPGADHLLDPCGGRRLYPNDCRELLQRQYGPNMQLSAEHLLTATPVQMLQRLSRNLRQLHLTHDDHIAALIDAERVLELGGAKAADYMARASLYQRLDCPNAERFDLEHALLLSEDPIQRLRLTERLGHLPPNSVVH, from the coding sequence ATGAGTGCGCGCCAACGCTTTTTCGAATGCCTGCATCGTTCACCGCCAGCCCTGCTGGAAGCTGCGCTGTGGATAAGTGCCGAGCACGACAAAACTCTCGAGCCCGAGACATGGTTGCGTACCTTCAAGGATCTGCAATTACGCGTCAGCTACGGCCTGCCGATGCTGCCGGTCAGCGAACTGGCGCAACCGCTGTTGCGGCGCATGGTCGATCTCGGCTTCGCCCAGGATGATTTCCTGCCGCTGCGTCCACAGGCAGCGCTGCTGCATCGTGTGTTACACACCCAGCGGGGTCAGCCGTTGGCATTGGCGTTGATCGCACTGGAACTGGCGCATGGCCTCGAGATTCCTTTGGTCGGGGTCAACTTCCCCGGGCATTTCCTGTTGCGGGTACCCGGCGCCGACCACTTGCTCGACCCTTGCGGAGGTCGACGCTTGTATCCCAACGACTGTCGCGAGCTGTTGCAACGTCAATACGGACCGAACATGCAGCTCAGCGCCGAGCATCTGCTCACCGCGACGCCAGTGCAGATGCTCCAGCGCCTGTCGCGCAACCTGCGCCAATTGCATCTGACCCACGACGATCACATCGCCGCGCTGATCGACGCGGAACGAGTGCTCGAACTGGGTGGCGCGAAGGCTGCCGATTACATGGCTCGCGCCAGTTTGTATCAACGGCTGGATTGTCCGAACGCTGAACGCTTCGATCTGGAGCACGCGCTGTTGCTCAGCGAAGATCCGATCCAGCGCCTGCGCCTGACCGAACGCCTCGGTCATCTGCCGCCCAACTCCGTCGTGCATTGA
- a CDS encoding Glu/Leu/Phe/Val dehydrogenase gives MFALMQSTRLESLHLSVDPVTGLKAVIAIHDSHLGPALGGCRYLAYPNDEAAVEDAIRLAQNMSYKAALAGLAQGGGVAVIVRPVHVENRAALFEAFGRCIEQLDGRYITAIDSGTSVADMDCIAQQTRHVTSTTSAGDPAPHAAMGVFTGIRATAMARLGSDNLEGLRIAIQGLGNVGYALAEQLHAAGAELLVSDIDHGKVQLAMEQLNAHPIANDALLSTPCDILAPCGLGGVLNSHSVSQLRCSAVAGSANNQLSHLDVADQLERRGILYAPDYVINAGGLIYVSLKHRGEELPTITAHLSKISSRLTEVFAHAQAEKRSPARVADELAEKVLYR, from the coding sequence ATGTTCGCTCTCATGCAAAGCACTCGCCTGGAATCGCTGCACCTTAGCGTCGACCCGGTCACCGGGTTGAAGGCGGTCATTGCCATTCATGACAGCCACCTGGGGCCAGCCCTGGGCGGCTGCCGTTACCTTGCCTATCCCAACGACGAAGCTGCGGTCGAGGATGCCATTCGCCTGGCGCAAAACATGAGCTACAAAGCGGCGCTCGCCGGCCTCGCGCAGGGCGGCGGGGTGGCGGTGATCGTGCGCCCGGTGCATGTCGAGAATCGCGCCGCGTTGTTCGAGGCTTTCGGTCGTTGCATCGAGCAACTCGACGGCCGCTACATCACCGCCATCGACAGCGGTACTTCAGTGGCCGACATGGACTGCATCGCCCAGCAGACCCGGCATGTCACCAGCACCACCTCGGCAGGCGACCCGGCACCGCACGCGGCCATGGGCGTGTTCACCGGCATTCGCGCCACGGCGATGGCGCGCTTGGGCAGCGACAACCTCGAAGGTTTGCGCATTGCCATTCAGGGGCTTGGCAATGTCGGTTACGCGCTCGCGGAGCAGCTGCACGCGGCAGGCGCCGAATTACTGGTCAGTGACATTGATCACGGCAAGGTGCAACTGGCAATGGAACAGCTCAACGCGCACCCGATCGCTAACGATGCATTGCTCAGCACGCCGTGCGACATTCTCGCGCCTTGCGGTTTGGGCGGGGTGCTTAATAGTCACAGCGTTTCACAGCTACGTTGTTCAGCAGTGGCCGGTTCGGCGAACAATCAACTTTCCCACCTGGATGTGGCGGATCAGCTGGAACGGCGCGGCATTCTTTATGCGCCGGATTATGTGATCAATGCCGGTGGGCTGATCTACGTTTCGCTGAAACATCGCGGTGAGGAATTGCCGACCATCACGGCGCATCTGTCGAAAATCAGTTCGCGGTTGACCGAAGTTTTTGCCCACGCGCAGGCGGAAAAGCGTTCGCCGGCGCGGGTGGCGGATGAGTTGGCGGAGAAGGTTTTGTATCGCTGA
- a CDS encoding phosphate-starvation-inducible PsiE family protein has translation MKINWAEKLRRNVHQLAESLGNLFVETFHYLALFAIGAVTAWAAVMEFLGMLEVGHIKIDDILLLFIYLELGAMVGIYFKTNHMPVRFLIYVAITALTRLLISNVSHHNPPDMGIIYLCGGILLLAFAILVVRYASSQFPSVKIENPQRKIGTGSSEHPEVEKGEL, from the coding sequence GTGAAAATCAACTGGGCCGAGAAACTGCGGCGCAACGTGCACCAACTGGCCGAGTCCCTGGGCAACCTGTTCGTCGAAACCTTTCATTACCTGGCGCTGTTCGCCATCGGTGCGGTGACGGCGTGGGCGGCGGTGATGGAGTTTCTCGGCATGCTCGAAGTCGGGCACATCAAGATTGATGACATCCTGTTGCTGTTCATCTATCTGGAACTGGGCGCGATGGTCGGGATTTATTTCAAGACCAACCACATGCCGGTGCGCTTCCTGATCTACGTGGCGATCACTGCACTGACGCGCTTGCTGATTTCCAACGTCTCGCACCACAACCCGCCGGACATGGGCATCATCTACCTGTGCGGCGGCATTCTGTTACTGGCATTCGCGATTCTGGTAGTGCGTTACGCCTCGTCGCAGTTCCCCTCAGTGAAGATCGAGAACCCGCAGCGCAAGATCGGCACGGGTTCCAGCGAGCATCCTGAAGTGGAAAAGGGCGAGCTCTAA
- a CDS encoding DUF3509 domain-containing protein, which produces MDNPFQIITDAFAPDYQINLSIQGLDGSIMLTLSNAGRIVAKRMISAEQRNDPERLKRLVQSIQFGIAIEQGHSAMSILEAMTSGAGLTPPPPRVKGQPGQAAGL; this is translated from the coding sequence ATGGACAACCCATTTCAAATCATTACCGATGCCTTCGCGCCGGACTATCAGATCAATCTGAGCATTCAGGGCCTGGACGGCAGCATCATGCTGACGCTTTCCAACGCCGGCCGCATCGTGGCCAAGCGCATGATCAGTGCCGAACAGCGCAATGATCCCGAGCGTTTGAAACGGCTGGTGCAAAGCATCCAGTTCGGCATCGCCATCGAACAGGGCCACAGCGCCATGTCGATTCTCGAAGCCATGACCAGCGGCGCCGGACTGACCCCGCCACCGCCACGCGTCAAGGGCCAGCCCGGCCAGGCGGCGGGCCTTTAG
- a CDS encoding LysR family transcriptional regulator, giving the protein MSRQLHAQTYVWLQVFACAARHLSFTRCAEELHITPGAVSQQIRQLEERLGFRLFHRRARGVELSAQGQRLAMTVNEAYGSIDAELRRLDAGMISGTLRLRSIPSFLGKWLTPRLPRLQQRFPDIQLRLVAEDSSVPLHEGDFDLAIDLNDGSYPGLLSTALLDEQIFPVCAPSLLRGRPPLHGPADLVHFPLLHDITAWRGSYEYAEWEFYLNAIGFEGADVRRGHTFNRNHLTIEAAIAGMGVAIARRTLLNDELERGTLIVPFGLSVPNHKRYVLLYAPGALSHPGVRAVHDWLVEEAGIFRSLHPLNDGQL; this is encoded by the coding sequence ATGAGTCGTCAATTGCATGCCCAGACCTATGTCTGGCTGCAGGTGTTTGCCTGTGCCGCGCGGCACCTGTCGTTCACCCGTTGTGCCGAAGAGCTGCACATCACCCCGGGCGCGGTCAGCCAGCAGATTCGCCAATTGGAAGAGCGCTTGGGCTTTCGCCTGTTTCATCGGCGCGCGCGGGGCGTTGAGTTGAGTGCGCAGGGGCAGCGGCTGGCGATGACCGTCAACGAAGCCTATGGCAGCATCGATGCGGAGTTGCGCCGGCTGGACGCCGGGATGATCAGCGGGACGCTGCGGTTGCGTTCGATACCGTCGTTTCTCGGCAAGTGGCTGACCCCACGCCTGCCGCGCTTGCAGCAACGTTTTCCGGATATCCAGTTGCGCCTGGTGGCCGAGGACAGCAGCGTGCCGTTGCACGAGGGCGATTTTGATCTGGCCATCGACCTCAACGATGGCAGCTACCCGGGATTGTTATCCACAGCCTTGCTCGACGAGCAGATTTTCCCGGTGTGCGCGCCGAGCCTGCTGCGCGGCCGCCCGCCGCTGCACGGGCCGGCGGATCTGGTGCATTTCCCGTTGCTGCACGACATCACCGCCTGGCGTGGCAGTTACGAATACGCGGAATGGGAGTTCTATTTGAATGCGATCGGCTTCGAAGGTGCCGATGTACGACGCGGCCACACGTTCAATCGCAATCACCTGACCATCGAAGCGGCGATTGCCGGCATGGGCGTGGCGATTGCCCGGCGCACGTTGCTCAATGATGAGCTGGAGCGCGGTACCTTGATCGTGCCGTTCGGCCTGTCGGTGCCCAATCACAAGCGTTACGTGCTGCTGTATGCGCCGGGGGCGTTGAGCCATCCGGGCGTGCGCGCTGTGCATGACTGGCTGGTGGAGGAGGCGGGGATTTTCCGCAGTCTGCACCCGCTGAATGACGGGCAATTGTGA